One window from the genome of Nicotiana tomentosiformis chromosome 5, ASM39032v3, whole genome shotgun sequence encodes:
- the LOC138892997 gene encoding uncharacterized protein: MASGGDFNVIWDEEENFGGLPVSLNEVDDFRHCMNTCNLIDMGFKGSIYTWWNRRAEEDCFFKRLDRMFANMELQQLWPGLEINHLSKIVLDHCPLLLTYNPDPVPIKKSFIFLMFWTEHESYKAVVKDNWQEDFHANPFILFNHKIKRLKKELST, encoded by the coding sequence ATGGCTAGTGGGGGTGATTTCAATGTTATTTGGGATGAAGAAGAGAATTTTGGAGGGCTGCCAGTTTCACTAAATGAAGTAGATGACTTCAGGCACTGTATGAACACTTGTAATCTTATTGATATGGGCTTTAAAGGAAGTATATATACTTGGTGGAATAGGAGAGCTGAAGAAGATTGCTTTTTCAAGAGATTAGATCGAATGTTTGCAAACATGGAGCTACAACAGTTATGGCCAGGATTGGAGATCAATCATTTGTCTAAGATTGTGTTAGACCATTGTCCTTTGTTACTTACATATAATCCAGATCCAGTACCAATTAAGAAGAGCTTCATATTTCTTATGTTCTGGACAGAACATGAGTCGTATAAGGCAGTGGTGAAGGATAATTGGCAAGAAGATTTTCATGCAAATCCATTCATTCTTTTCAACCACAAGATTAAGAGATTGAAGAAGGAATTATCCACATAG